One region of bacterium genomic DNA includes:
- the lexA gene encoding transcriptional repressor LexA — protein MKRNGGLTPRQQQILDYLVKAIQDKGYAPSVREIGDALGLSSPSTVHQHLTALEGKGFVRRHGDRMRALEVVDKTLIHDGDAVRLPLVGRVSAGSPVLAEEQVEDRIEVPRRLVGDVRDCFLLRVRGDSMIGAGIMPGDVVIVRRQRTASSGDIVVAMLDDEATIKRLATLDGVPVLRPENAAYQPICAAFEIAGRVIGLMRAYQAVRG, from the coding sequence ATGAAGCGCAATGGCGGCCTGACCCCCCGGCAGCAGCAGATTCTGGATTACCTAGTGAAGGCGATCCAGGACAAGGGTTACGCCCCATCCGTCCGTGAGATCGGCGACGCGCTCGGCCTCAGCTCCCCGTCGACGGTTCATCAGCACCTCACCGCCTTGGAAGGAAAGGGCTTCGTTCGCCGCCACGGCGACCGGATGCGGGCGCTCGAGGTCGTCGATAAGACCCTCATCCACGATGGAGACGCCGTTCGGCTGCCGCTCGTCGGCCGTGTGTCCGCCGGCAGCCCGGTGCTGGCCGAGGAGCAGGTCGAGGATCGGATCGAAGTCCCTCGCCGCCTCGTGGGCGACGTGCGCGACTGCTTCTTGCTGCGGGTGCGCGGGGACAGCATGATCGGCGCCGGGATCATGCCCGGCGACGTCGTGATCGTACGCCGGCAGCGGACCGCCTCATCGGGTGACATCGTGGTAGCCATGCTCGACGACGAGGCGACGATCAAGCGGTTGGCCACGTTGGACGGCGTGCCGGTTCTGAGGCCGGAAAACGCCGCCTACCAGCCGATCTGCGCCGCGTTCGAAATCGCCGGCCGCGTCATCGGACTGATGCGCGCCTACCAGGCGGTGCGCGGATGA
- a CDS encoding MerR family transcriptional regulator has product MKERAPDMPVYVISIAADLLGCHPRTLRIYEERGLVSPFRRHRIRLYSERDIQRVRMIRYLIEERGLNLAGVRLVLEMQEHYHEEMTWVFDSHEGPGRIEDGAAIQSAAERARGRGGRSR; this is encoded by the coding sequence GTGAAGGAACGCGCCCCGGACATGCCGGTGTATGTCATCAGCATCGCGGCGGATTTGCTGGGGTGTCATCCGCGGACGCTCCGCATCTACGAGGAGCGGGGGTTGGTGTCACCGTTCCGCCGGCACCGCATCCGTTTGTACTCGGAACGGGACATCCAGCGGGTCCGGATGATCCGCTATCTGATCGAGGAACGGGGCCTGAACCTCGCGGGGGTGCGGCTGGTGCTGGAAATGCAGGAGCATTACCACGAGGAGATGACGTGGGTGTTCGACAGTCACGAAGGGCCGGGCCGGATAGAAGACGGCGCGGCGATACAGTCCGCGGCCGAGAGGGCACGCGGCAGAGGAGGACGATCGCGATGA
- a CDS encoding tetratricopeptide repeat protein, whose translation MSTKDPSPFIAQGDERRAAGDLGGALEAFTQAVAAAPSSAQAHNKLGTAYVDLQRWDDAFGEFSKAAQLDPRYAPAHSNLGNVYRERGRLDEAVTCYQRAIAVDPDYWIAHQNLGIVYKQQGRIGDAVREFKTATRLSLRAPAGGEVAASGRGARAGRPGCLGAGGAAVLIAMALATAARR comes from the coding sequence GTGAGCACCAAGGACCCGTCTCCCTTCATCGCACAGGGTGACGAACGCCGCGCGGCGGGTGATCTCGGCGGCGCACTGGAGGCCTTCACACAGGCGGTCGCGGCCGCGCCGTCGTCGGCGCAGGCGCACAACAAGCTCGGGACGGCATACGTCGACCTGCAGCGGTGGGATGACGCGTTCGGTGAGTTTTCAAAGGCCGCGCAGTTGGATCCACGGTACGCTCCGGCGCACAGCAATCTCGGCAACGTGTACCGGGAGCGCGGACGGCTCGACGAGGCGGTGACCTGCTATCAGCGCGCGATCGCGGTGGATCCGGACTACTGGATCGCGCATCAGAACCTCGGCATCGTGTACAAGCAGCAGGGCCGGATCGGCGACGCGGTCCGGGAGTTCAAGACCGCGACCCGGCTGTCGCTGCGCGCCCCGGCGGGCGGCGAGGTGGCGGCGTCGGGCCGGGGCGCCCGGGCCGGGCGGCCGGGGTGTCTCGGCGCCGGCGGCGCGGCGGTGCTCATTGCGATGGCGCTGGCGACCGCGGCGCGACGGTGA
- the dnaK gene encoding molecular chaperone DnaK, which yields MAKVVGIDLGTTNSVIAAIIGGEPTVIANAEGSRLTPSVVGFTKSGERLVGQMARRQAILNPENTVSSIKRFMGRRYNEVESERRIVPYKVEEGKAGLSPAGGAAVVNIPAAGKTFTPEEISAMILQKLKTDAETYLGEKIEGAVITVPAYFNDAQRTATRNAGEIAGLKVLRIINEPTASALAYGRALEEKHAKTILVFDLGGGTFDVSILEIGEGVYEVKATNGDTHLGGDDFDERIVNWLADEFKKQQGIDLRQDRQALQRLREAAERAKIELSTVVQTSINLPFITADATGPKHLDMTLSRAKFDELTADLVERCIGPFKQALADAKMSEKDLNEVILVGGATRMPSVQELVRRLTGKEPNKEVHPDEVVAVGAAIQAGVLAGDVREVVLLDVTPLSLGIETLGGVDTILIPRNTTIPTRKTETFSTAENGQTAVDIHVMQGERPMARDNRTLGKFQLDGIPPAPRGVPQIEVTFDIDANGILNVAAKDKATGREQSIKITGTGTLDKAEVDRLVKDAEAHASEDQRRREEAEVKNRGDALAYQTERMLKEVGDKVPADDRAKVEQALNELKEAVKSGDADRIKRATETTEQASYKLGEEMYKRQTAGAGAGAGTAGGQPGGGGQGGDDVIDAEFKPSDKS from the coding sequence ATGGCAAAGGTTGTGGGGATCGATCTCGGCACCACCAACTCCGTGATCGCGGCGATCATCGGCGGCGAGCCGACGGTCATCGCGAACGCGGAAGGGAGCCGGCTGACGCCCTCGGTGGTCGGCTTCACCAAGTCCGGAGAGCGGCTGGTCGGCCAGATGGCGCGCCGCCAGGCGATCCTCAATCCGGAAAATACGGTGTCCTCGATCAAGCGGTTCATGGGCCGCCGGTACAACGAGGTGGAGTCGGAGCGCCGGATCGTGCCGTACAAAGTCGAGGAAGGCAAGGCCGGCCTGTCGCCGGCGGGGGGCGCCGCGGTCGTCAACATTCCGGCCGCCGGCAAGACCTTCACGCCCGAAGAGATCTCGGCGATGATCCTCCAGAAGCTCAAGACCGATGCCGAGACCTACCTCGGCGAGAAGATCGAGGGCGCGGTGATTACGGTGCCCGCGTACTTCAACGACGCGCAGCGGACCGCCACCCGAAACGCCGGCGAGATCGCCGGGCTCAAAGTGCTGCGGATCATCAACGAGCCGACGGCGTCCGCGCTGGCGTACGGCCGGGCGCTGGAGGAGAAGCACGCCAAGACGATCCTGGTCTTCGACCTGGGCGGCGGCACATTCGACGTCTCGATTCTGGAGATCGGCGAAGGCGTGTACGAGGTCAAGGCGACGAACGGCGACACGCACCTCGGCGGGGACGATTTCGACGAGCGGATCGTCAACTGGCTCGCCGACGAGTTCAAGAAGCAGCAGGGGATCGATCTGCGCCAGGACCGCCAGGCGCTCCAGCGGCTGCGCGAGGCGGCCGAGCGGGCGAAGATCGAGCTGAGCACGGTCGTCCAGACCTCCATCAACCTGCCGTTCATCACGGCGGACGCGACGGGGCCGAAGCACCTCGATATGACCCTCTCGCGCGCCAAGTTCGACGAGCTCACCGCGGACCTGGTCGAGCGGTGCATCGGCCCGTTCAAGCAGGCGCTCGCGGATGCCAAGATGAGCGAGAAGGACCTCAACGAGGTGATCCTCGTCGGCGGCGCGACCCGCATGCCGAGCGTCCAGGAACTGGTGCGCCGGCTCACCGGCAAGGAGCCGAACAAGGAAGTGCACCCGGACGAGGTCGTCGCGGTCGGCGCGGCGATCCAGGCCGGCGTGCTCGCCGGGGACGTGCGGGAGGTGGTGCTGCTGGACGTGACCCCGCTCTCGCTCGGCATCGAGACACTCGGCGGGGTGGACACGATCCTGATCCCGCGCAACACGACGATTCCGACGCGGAAGACGGAAACGTTCAGCACCGCGGAGAACGGCCAGACCGCGGTCGACATCCACGTCATGCAGGGCGAGCGGCCGATGGCGCGCGACAACCGGACCCTCGGCAAGTTCCAGCTCGACGGGATCCCGCCGGCGCCGCGCGGCGTGCCGCAGATCGAAGTCACGTTCGACATCGACGCCAACGGCATCCTGAACGTCGCGGCGAAGGACAAGGCGACCGGCCGCGAGCAGTCGATCAAGATCACCGGAACCGGCACGCTCGACAAGGCCGAGGTCGACCGCCTGGTCAAGGACGCCGAGGCACACGCCTCGGAGGACCAGCGCCGGCGCGAGGAGGCGGAAGTCAAGAACCGCGGCGACGCGCTGGCCTACCAGACGGAGCGGATGCTCAAGGAAGTCGGCGACAAAGTGCCGGCCGATGACCGCGCCAAGGTGGAGCAGGCGCTCAACGAGCTCAAGGAGGCGGTCAAGAGCGGCGACGCCGACCGCATCAAGCGGGCCACCGAGACGACGGAGCAGGCGAGCTACAAGCTGGGCGAAGAGATGTACAAGCGTCAGACGGCCGGCGCGGGCGCCGGAGCAGGCACGGCCGGCGGGCAGCCGGGCGGCGGCGGGCAGGGCGGCGACGACGTGATCGACGCGGAATTCAAACCGTCCGACAAGTCGTAA
- a CDS encoding LLM class F420-dependent oxidoreductase translates to MKIGVVFPQIEIGADPAVVRDYAQAAESLGYDHLLIYDHVVGANTASRPKWTGPYTSAHSFHEPFVVFGYIAACTQRLELVTGVIILPQRQTVLVAKQAAEVDVLSGGRLRLGIGVGWNDVEYEALGTDFHTRGARSVEQIKVMRALWTQESVTFEGRWHRIPDAGINPLPVQRPIPLWIGGESDVALRRAARVADGWMSSRTIQAPGQQPAAEPRREHQVERLRAHLGAAGRSPGTFGIEGRAAIRQGGPEEWRLQVDQWRKLGATHLSVDTMRAGLSTPRAHIDAIRRFHEAAVE, encoded by the coding sequence ATGAAAATTGGCGTCGTGTTTCCGCAAATCGAAATCGGTGCCGACCCGGCCGTCGTGCGCGACTACGCGCAGGCCGCGGAGTCGCTCGGCTACGATCACCTCCTGATCTACGACCACGTGGTCGGCGCGAACACCGCGAGCCGGCCCAAGTGGACGGGGCCCTACACGAGCGCCCACAGTTTCCACGAGCCGTTCGTGGTCTTCGGGTACATCGCGGCATGCACGCAGCGCCTCGAGCTGGTGACGGGCGTGATCATCCTGCCGCAGCGGCAGACCGTCCTCGTGGCCAAGCAGGCGGCCGAGGTGGATGTCCTGAGCGGTGGGCGGCTCCGGCTTGGGATCGGGGTCGGATGGAACGATGTCGAGTACGAGGCGCTGGGCACGGACTTTCACACCCGCGGTGCGCGCTCCGTCGAGCAGATCAAGGTCATGCGGGCCCTATGGACCCAGGAGTCCGTCACCTTCGAGGGACGGTGGCACCGCATCCCGGACGCCGGCATCAATCCGCTCCCCGTGCAGCGGCCGATTCCGCTGTGGATCGGCGGGGAGTCCGACGTGGCGCTGCGCCGCGCGGCCCGCGTGGCGGACGGCTGGATGTCGAGCCGGACGATTCAGGCCCCGGGTCAACAGCCGGCGGCAGAGCCGCGCCGCGAGCATCAGGTCGAACGGCTTCGCGCGCACCTCGGCGCGGCGGGCCGCAGTCCAGGTACCTTCGGCATCGAGGGACGCGCCGCGATCCGGCAGGGCGGACCGGAGGAGTGGCGCCTTCAGGTCGATCAGTGGAGGAAACTCGGGGCCACGCACCTCAGCGTGGACACGATGCGTGCGGGTCTATCGACGCCGCGGGCCCACATCGACGCGATCCGGCGTTTTCACGAGGCCGCCGTCGAGTAA
- a CDS encoding TIGR03617 family F420-dependent LLM class oxidoreductase, translating to MKLDCALAMDALTEVPGVARAAEEIGFAGIWANDTKHNPFLTLGIAALHTSRLELGTGIAVAFSRSPMLTAQTAWDVARLSNGRLLLGLGTQVRAHIERRFGMPWDPPAPKLREYVHAVRAIWRTWQDGAPLRVQGKYYNLNLMGPFFNPGPNAQSTVPILIAGVNEVLCRLAGEVADGFILHPIHSVTYLREFVLPHLAEGLAKAGRPRADLQLYAPVIIAPGETPDERAAALARARARIAFYGSTPTYRLLLEIVGYADVADRLRQMVSQGRMGEIAGQVPDGLLDAIVIRGTYDEIGHQLRARYAGLLDRVASYWPFTLADRAGWARMVRAFHEG from the coding sequence GTGAAGCTCGACTGCGCGCTCGCCATGGACGCGCTGACGGAGGTCCCGGGGGTGGCCCGGGCCGCCGAGGAGATCGGATTCGCCGGGATCTGGGCGAACGACACCAAGCACAATCCGTTCCTCACGTTGGGGATCGCCGCCCTCCACACGTCGCGACTCGAGCTCGGGACCGGCATCGCGGTCGCGTTTTCCCGGAGCCCCATGCTGACCGCGCAGACGGCCTGGGACGTCGCCCGCCTGTCGAACGGCCGTCTGCTGCTCGGCCTGGGCACGCAGGTGCGAGCCCACATCGAGCGACGGTTCGGCATGCCCTGGGATCCGCCGGCTCCCAAGCTGCGGGAGTACGTGCACGCGGTGCGGGCGATCTGGCGGACGTGGCAGGACGGGGCGCCGCTGCGGGTCCAGGGCAAGTACTACAACCTGAACCTGATGGGCCCGTTCTTCAATCCCGGCCCGAACGCGCAGTCCACGGTGCCGATTCTCATCGCCGGCGTAAACGAGGTGCTCTGCCGGCTCGCGGGCGAGGTGGCCGACGGCTTCATCCTGCACCCGATTCACTCGGTCACCTACCTGCGCGAGTTCGTGCTGCCGCACCTCGCCGAGGGGCTCGCCAAAGCGGGCCGCCCGCGCGCGGATCTTCAATTATATGCGCCGGTTATCATCGCCCCCGGTGAGACCCCGGATGAACGCGCGGCGGCGCTCGCGCGGGCGCGGGCCCGGATCGCCTTCTACGGCTCGACACCGACGTACCGCTTGCTCCTCGAGATCGTCGGCTACGCCGACGTCGCCGATCGCCTCCGCCAGATGGTCAGCCAGGGCCGCATGGGCGAGATCGCCGGGCAGGTGCCGGACGGCCTCCTCGATGCGATCGTCATCCGCGGGACGTACGACGAGATCGGCCACCAGCTCCGCGCGCGCTACGCGGGTCTCCTCGACCGCGTCGCCTCGTACTGGCCGTTCACGCTCGCGGATCGGGCCGGCTGGGCCCGCATGGTGCGGGCATTCCACGAGGGGTGA
- a CDS encoding reverse transcriptase-like protein — protein sequence MAMLQLTEPRTSAKLKVIHAYVAAAEPLDGRSGMGVVFVDAQGRVLKRIGRALPGVESQGLAAFRGILYALWNSRRFGVRHVIVHSDTPVVVAQVNGDREVEDRLVGPYLEVRALLHAYRQARVLADRSAWGREAAAIAAAALQHHTDDVVEDDLPLWSEEPARPASSN from the coding sequence ATGGCCATGCTGCAGCTCACTGAACCGCGGACGTCGGCGAAGCTCAAGGTCATCCATGCGTACGTCGCCGCCGCGGAGCCCCTGGACGGGCGGAGCGGCATGGGCGTGGTCTTCGTGGACGCGCAGGGCCGGGTGCTCAAGCGGATCGGCCGGGCCCTCCCCGGCGTTGAGTCCCAGGGCCTCGCCGCCTTCCGCGGGATCCTCTATGCGCTGTGGAATTCGCGGCGTTTCGGCGTTCGCCACGTCATCGTCCACAGCGACACGCCGGTTGTCGTCGCGCAGGTCAACGGGGACCGCGAAGTGGAAGACCGGCTCGTGGGCCCGTACCTCGAAGTGCGCGCGCTGCTCCATGCCTACCGGCAGGCGCGCGTGCTCGCGGACCGGTCCGCCTGGGGCCGCGAGGCCGCCGCGATCGCCGCCGCCGCACTCCAGCACCATACGGACGACGTCGTGGAGGACGATCTGCCGCTGTGGTCTGAGGAGCCCGCCCGCCCGGCTTCGTCCAACTAA
- a CDS encoding MBL fold metallo-hydrolase, with protein sequence MQITYLGHATFLVDADGTRLLIDPYDAKVGYPIPSVEANAVLVSHEHDDHTNVAMATGKPQVVRGLADGDWRTIVKQPVGTITVSSVPTYHDDTEGSQRGRNTVFVLEAEGLRVVHLGDLGHLLDHSQTTPIGHPDIVMIPVGGHYTIDAAQAKQVIDQLQPKVVIPMHYKTEVNAGWPIGAIDNFLGVIGATKNVGHTVTVDRDHLPKTREVWVMAWK encoded by the coding sequence ATGCAGATCACCTATCTTGGACACGCGACGTTCCTCGTAGACGCGGATGGGACCCGGTTGCTCATCGACCCCTACGATGCGAAGGTGGGATACCCGATCCCGTCGGTCGAGGCGAACGCGGTGCTCGTCAGCCACGAGCATGATGATCACACCAACGTCGCCATGGCCACGGGGAAGCCACAGGTCGTTCGTGGTCTGGCCGACGGCGATTGGCGCACGATCGTCAAGCAACCCGTCGGCACGATCACCGTATCATCGGTGCCGACCTACCACGATGACACAGAGGGTTCTCAGCGCGGCCGCAACACCGTGTTTGTCCTCGAGGCCGAGGGTCTGCGCGTCGTCCACCTCGGGGATCTCGGCCACCTGCTCGATCACTCCCAGACGACCCCCATCGGCCATCCGGACATCGTCATGATTCCGGTCGGCGGGCATTACACGATCGACGCGGCGCAGGCGAAGCAGGTGATCGATCAGCTGCAGCCCAAGGTCGTGATCCCGATGCACTACAAGACCGAAGTCAACGCCGGCTGGCCGATCGGGGCGATCGATAACTTCCTCGGCGTGATCGGCGCGACGAAGAACGTGGGCCACACCGTCACCGTCGACCGCGATCACCTTCCGAAGACCCGCGAAGTGTGGGTGATGGCCTGGAAGTAG
- a CDS encoding Hsp20/alpha crystallin family protein: MSSIIRWDPFEEVGTFSRAVDRLFDDVLLAGRRPGRTAQNGRPAAAWAPAVEMYETGDEVVVRAEMPNVDPSNVDVTVTDEAITIKGTARQEEEKKDRSYYRRELRYGAYVRTLPLPAEVKSGDAKATYKDGVLEVKIPKSERAKPTSVKVQVAS, from the coding sequence ATGAGCAGCATCATCCGTTGGGATCCGTTTGAGGAAGTGGGCACGTTCAGCCGGGCAGTGGACCGGCTGTTCGACGACGTGCTGCTGGCAGGGCGTCGCCCGGGGCGGACGGCGCAGAACGGCCGGCCGGCCGCCGCGTGGGCGCCCGCGGTGGAGATGTACGAAACGGGCGACGAGGTCGTAGTGCGCGCCGAGATGCCGAACGTCGACCCGTCGAACGTGGACGTCACCGTGACCGATGAGGCAATTACGATCAAGGGCACGGCGCGCCAGGAAGAGGAGAAGAAGGACCGGTCCTACTACCGGCGCGAGCTCCGGTACGGGGCGTACGTCCGCACGCTGCCGCTGCCGGCCGAGGTCAAGAGCGGCGACGCCAAGGCGACCTACAAGGACGGCGTGCTGGAAGTGAAGATTCCGAAGTCGGAGCGGGCTAAGCCGACCTCGGTGAAGGTCCAGGTCGCGTCCTAA
- a CDS encoding nucleotide exchange factor GrpE: MTMEHEARREEPAAEAGEARPETSRADATDELDGLSMEDLRTRARQARDEARRNWQQFLHSAADLENYKKQAARDRQDAIERTRRQMLNLVLGVVDNLERAMAFGGAQDGPAKSLLDGLRMTHRQILEQLRAIGVRPIEVAGTLFDPRLHEAVAVVPFEQAQRPAGTIAGEVLKGYFLNDDVLRPAKVAVVGGEADQEHREDGR; this comes from the coding sequence ATGACGATGGAACACGAGGCGCGGCGCGAGGAGCCGGCCGCGGAAGCCGGGGAGGCACGGCCGGAGACCTCGCGCGCGGACGCCACGGATGAACTCGACGGGCTCTCGATGGAGGACCTGCGGACTCGGGCGCGCCAGGCGCGCGACGAAGCGCGGCGGAACTGGCAGCAGTTTCTGCACTCCGCCGCGGACTTGGAGAACTACAAGAAGCAGGCGGCGCGAGACCGGCAGGACGCGATCGAACGGACGCGGCGGCAGATGCTGAACCTCGTTTTGGGCGTCGTCGACAATCTGGAGCGGGCGATGGCATTCGGTGGCGCGCAGGACGGGCCGGCGAAGTCGCTGCTCGACGGACTCCGGATGACGCACCGGCAGATTCTCGAGCAGCTGCGGGCCATCGGCGTCCGCCCGATCGAGGTGGCCGGTACCTTGTTCGACCCCCGGTTGCACGAGGCGGTTGCCGTGGTACCCTTTGAGCAGGCACAGCGACCGGCCGGAACCATCGCCGGCGAGGTGCTGAAGGGCTACTTCTTGAACGACGACGTTCTGCGGCCGGCGAAGGTCGCCGTCGTCGGCGGCGAGGCCGATCAAGAGCACCGCGAGGACGGCCGGTAG
- a CDS encoding methyltransferase domain-containing protein, producing MSDLSAIKQRQQQAWADGDFSVILTAHLIVGELLCEAVDIHPGQAVLDVATGSGNAALAAARRGGQVTGIDFVPALLARGEERAAAERLSITFCEADAERLPFDDRTFDVVLSTFGVIFAPDQECAARELLRVCRPGGRIGLANWTPAGFMGQIFAATARYAPPPPGLRPAVLWGIEDRLRELLGSGVASLQTTVRHSTMRSASEETWLEQRRKYSGPTRKAIEAMDGAQREAFERDLLAIVRRHNRAQDGTIIIPSEYLEVVAVRR from the coding sequence ATGAGCGATCTTAGCGCCATCAAGCAGCGTCAGCAGCAGGCGTGGGCCGACGGCGATTTCTCCGTCATCTTGACCGCGCATCTGATTGTGGGCGAGCTGCTCTGTGAGGCCGTGGACATTCATCCTGGACAGGCGGTGCTCGACGTCGCGACGGGCAGCGGCAATGCGGCGCTGGCGGCGGCCCGCCGCGGCGGCCAAGTGACCGGTATCGACTTCGTCCCCGCGCTCCTTGCGCGCGGAGAGGAGCGGGCGGCGGCCGAGCGGCTGTCGATCACGTTCTGCGAGGCGGACGCCGAGCGCCTTCCCTTCGACGACCGGACGTTCGACGTCGTCCTCTCCACATTCGGCGTCATATTCGCGCCGGATCAGGAATGCGCGGCGCGGGAGCTGCTGCGGGTCTGCCGGCCCGGCGGTAGGATCGGCCTGGCGAACTGGACTCCGGCCGGGTTCATGGGACAGATCTTTGCCGCTACGGCCCGCTATGCGCCGCCTCCGCCCGGGCTTCGGCCGGCCGTTCTGTGGGGCATAGAGGACCGGCTCAGGGAACTGCTGGGATCGGGGGTCGCCTCGCTCCAGACGACGGTGCGCCACTCGACGATGCGCTCAGCCTCTGAAGAGACGTGGCTCGAGCAGCGCCGCAAGTACTCGGGTCCCACCCGCAAGGCCATCGAGGCGATGGACGGCGCGCAGCGGGAGGCCTTCGAGCGCGATCTCTTGGCCATCGTGCGCCGGCACAATCGCGCCCAGGACGGCACGATCATCATCCCATCGGAGTACCTCGAGGTCGTCGCGGTCCGGCGGTAG
- a CDS encoding DnaJ C-terminal domain-containing protein, translated as MEFKDYYKILGVPRTADEKAIRQAFRRLARQHHPDVNPGDKKAEQRFKEINEAYQVLNDAERRAKYDQVLELREHGGGWEEILRGAGAGAGQDGGTFRVYTSGDPGQFSEFFEQLFGGLGAGGFGEGIFGPGTRRGRSRTAGGGGGVNLEDLLRQQQGAPAPAGDVEGTVAITLEEAFHGTRRTVTVPADGARPARSLDITIPAGVRSGQRVRAAGGGHGGDLYLRVEVLPHPIFTRDGDDIICSVAVPVWTAALGGEVQAPTLGGPVTVKIPPGTRDGQIFRLRGRGMPRVRGGGAGDEMARVRLVLPQPLTDRDRELFEEMRRLHEATAKT; from the coding sequence ATGGAGTTCAAGGATTACTACAAAATCCTCGGCGTGCCGAGGACGGCAGACGAGAAGGCGATCCGCCAGGCGTTCCGGCGGCTCGCGCGGCAGCACCATCCCGACGTCAACCCCGGCGACAAGAAGGCCGAGCAGCGCTTCAAGGAGATCAACGAAGCCTACCAGGTCTTAAATGATGCCGAGCGCCGGGCGAAGTACGATCAGGTGCTGGAGCTGCGGGAGCACGGCGGCGGATGGGAAGAGATCCTTCGCGGCGCGGGGGCCGGGGCCGGACAGGACGGCGGCACGTTCCGCGTCTACACCAGCGGCGACCCCGGACAGTTTAGCGAGTTCTTTGAGCAGCTCTTCGGCGGCCTTGGCGCCGGCGGGTTCGGCGAGGGAATCTTCGGGCCGGGCACGCGCCGCGGCCGGTCACGGACTGCGGGTGGGGGCGGCGGCGTAAATCTCGAAGACCTGCTGCGGCAACAGCAAGGCGCGCCGGCACCGGCTGGGGACGTCGAGGGCACCGTCGCGATCACCCTCGAGGAAGCGTTCCACGGCACCCGGCGCACGGTGACGGTGCCGGCGGACGGCGCACGGCCCGCGCGCTCGCTCGACATCACGATCCCGGCAGGAGTCCGGAGCGGCCAGCGCGTCCGTGCCGCCGGAGGCGGTCACGGCGGCGACCTGTACCTCCGCGTGGAGGTGCTGCCGCACCCGATCTTCACGCGGGACGGCGACGACATCATCTGCTCGGTCGCGGTCCCGGTCTGGACCGCCGCCCTCGGCGGCGAGGTCCAGGCCCCGACGCTCGGCGGGCCGGTCACCGTGAAGATTCCGCCGGGGACGCGCGACGGCCAGATCTTCCGGCTGCGCGGCCGCGGGATGCCCCGCGTCCGGGGCGGCGGCGCCGGCGACGAGATGGCGCGCGTGCGGCTCGTGCTGCCGCAGCCGCTGACGGACCGCGACCGGGAGCTGTTCGAAGAGATGCGGCGGCTGCACGAGGCCACCGCAAAAACCTAG
- the trxA gene encoding thioredoxin, translating into MAGKTEAVTEQTFDADVIKSPTPVLVDFWAEWCGPCKMIAPIVEELAGEYEGRLRVRKLDVDENGTVAARYSIMSIPTLGVFRGGELIERIVGYMPKEQLRRRIDAALASRV; encoded by the coding sequence ATGGCGGGCAAGACGGAAGCAGTGACGGAACAGACCTTCGATGCGGATGTCATCAAGTCCCCGACGCCGGTCCTCGTAGATTTTTGGGCGGAGTGGTGCGGACCGTGCAAGATGATCGCCCCGATCGTCGAGGAACTCGCGGGCGAGTACGAGGGCAGGCTGCGGGTGCGGAAGCTGGACGTCGATGAGAACGGCACCGTCGCCGCGCGCTACAGCATCATGAGCATCCCGACCCTCGGCGTTTTTCGCGGCGGTGAGCTGATCGAGCGAATTGTCGGCTACATGCCGAAGGAACAGCTCCGGCGGCGGATCGACGCGGCGCTGGCATCACGCGTTTAG